The following is a genomic window from Novipirellula aureliae.
GACGCAGGCAATCGTCCTCGTGCCTGCGACGCGGCTATGTCGGTTGAAGTGGTACAAAGCACTCTGTTTTCCAATAGCCGCCCTACCGATTACCTGCTGCATCATCAAAGCGTACTACCACCACTACATCGACCGAGGCGTAAAATGGCGAGGCCGAGTGATGCAGAAATAGAGTTTGCCGGTAGTGGATCTTGTTAAAGATCCCTGTGCGTCAGGATCTTTAACAAGATCCACTACCTAAGGTCGGATTTGGAAGATTTACTGTATCGAAATCAGGATGGGCGTTTTGTCTTTTACACGACCGTCTTTGCAGCATACTCGTTCGGAGGCAAACCAGCCGAGCCAGCCCGTTATCAGACCGGCAGTGCTCCGATTCGGATTGAAGCTGAGGGAAGCCAACCGTTGACCGTTCAATTCTTCGACGAGATGCCAGACGTACTGATCACGCTCAATCCAGCAAACTCTGAGCCGTCCGACGAACACCGCAATGTCCCGAGAGACAGTGCAGAGTTTTCTCGTTAGAATTATGTTTTCTGTGGCGGGTTTTGATTTTCGTCGCAACTGAATCAATAGCGTCCGATGAGTCGTTTAACCGCGTGCTCATCGGTTCGCGAGCAATCACGGAGCGGGGCGAGATGCCGCCGCGATGAAACGCATGATGGAACCTACACGAACCGATGCATCCAGCAACCGCACGTCGCAACTGATCGCTGCTGCGCAAAGTGGTGACCCCGACGCTCTAGGCGAACTACTGAACCACTACCGAAAGTACGTCGTCTTTTTAGCTCGAACGGGGCTACACCATCACATGCAGGGCAAGGCTGATCCGTCGGATTTGGCACAGGAGGTTTGCTTGGCCGCGCATGGGAACATTGCCGACTTTCGAGGCAACTCGGCCGAAGAGTTCGCTGGATGGTTGCGGGGCATTTTATCAAATGTCTTGGCGATGCACGTCCGCAAATACTTGGGCACTCAAAAACGGGACCCGCGTTTGGAACAAAATCTCAACGCTAGTCTTGCCAGCGCGTCGGGTTTTTTGCAGTCCCACATCGCTGCGGACATGACTTCGCCAAGTCAGCACTTCGCTCGCAACGAAGCGTTCCTGGAATTGGCAGCCGCACTTGAGGCGCTGCCGGAGGATTATCGCCAAGTGATCGTGCTGAGGAATATCGAAGGAATGGCGTTTGCCGATGTCGCACAAGCGATGGGGAAAACAGTAAACAGCGTCGAAAAGCTATGGGTTCGTGGCTTGGCAAAATTGAAAACGGCAATGGGAGAGCGAGGGTGAGTGGCAACGATGTGACCGAAGACCTACCGCCTCGATCCACCGATGACAGTCATGACGAGGATCGCGTCGTCGATGCGGTCAAGCGATACATGCGTCTGCTCGATGAAAAAAGAGCACCATCGATGGACGAGTTCCTTTCGCAGCACGCTGATATCGCCGACGAACTGCGGCCATCTTTGGAAGGGTTGGCGATCGTCCATCGGGCTGGCCCGGCGAAGCCGACAACGATGGTCGCACCCGACGCCGAGTTCACGGCTCAACCAATCGGTGACTTCCAGATCGTTGGAGAGATCGGGCGAGGCGGGATGGGCGTCGTTTACGAAGCGGTTCAGTTATCGCTCGGTCGCAAGGTCGCGTTGAAAGTATTGCCGTTTGCAAGTAGTTTGGACGACGTGCGACTAAAGCGTTTTCACAATGAAGCTCATGCGGCAGCGGCGCTACACCATACGAATATCGTGCCCGTCTACGCGGTCGGCAGCGATCGAGGGGTACATTACTACGCGATGCAACTGATCGACGGGCAAACACTCGGCGATTTGATCTTAACGGTCAAGATGGACCGCGGTTTTACCCTCCAGCCTGGGGAGAAAACGCAGCCATCCCAGGTTGGAAGCCCAGGCCACGATGAAAAGACATGGTCAACGCGATTGAATGAATCGACCCAGTTCAATACAAGCGGCGATCGATTGCGTTTTTTCCAGTCGATGGTCCGCATGATCGTGCAAGCGGCGCAGGCTCTCGAATACGCCCATGGTTACGGAATTGTGCATCGCGA
Proteins encoded in this region:
- a CDS encoding sigma-70 family RNA polymerase sigma factor, whose protein sequence is MMEPTRTDASSNRTSQLIAAAQSGDPDALGELLNHYRKYVVFLARTGLHHHMQGKADPSDLAQEVCLAAHGNIADFRGNSAEEFAGWLRGILSNVLAMHVRKYLGTQKRDPRLEQNLNASLASASGFLQSHIAADMTSPSQHFARNEAFLELAAALEALPEDYRQVIVLRNIEGMAFADVAQAMGKTVNSVEKLWVRGLAKLKTAMGERG